Proteins found in one Candidatus Eremiobacterota bacterium genomic segment:
- a CDS encoding M20 family metallo-hydrolase: MTLHERLAELAELGATAEGIDRALFTAPEHAARVRFTVWARATGLYVEQDRAGNLFARLDGREDGAPVQCGSHLDTVKNGGAYDGAYGVVGGLEALRRIAAAGERPRRPLEVVAWAGEEGSRFPLGCLGSSVYAGLTPYDDVLALNGDDGGSFGTALHGANGLLAGVPVRDGFPPPAAYFELHIEQGPVLERAGVRLGVVTAIAGQRRLSAVVEGIAGHAGTLPMHDRADALCAASELVLAVERAANEIGECVATVGRLLVAPNQTNIVPGDVLFRVDARAVDDAKVIALERALRERAAQVADARKVRIAIETLEVRDAVPMDPRLRGLVRAACERLEPRALDVPSGAGHDAMCVAAVAPAAMIFVPSIGGRSHVGDERTAPADLDLGVEALTAVLRAAANGG, translated from the coding sequence GTGACGCTCCACGAGCGGCTGGCCGAACTCGCAGAGCTCGGCGCGACTGCCGAGGGGATCGATCGCGCGCTCTTCACCGCCCCCGAGCACGCGGCGCGCGTTCGCTTCACCGTCTGGGCGCGTGCGACCGGGTTGTACGTCGAACAGGACCGCGCCGGAAATCTCTTCGCACGGCTCGACGGCCGCGAGGACGGCGCACCGGTTCAGTGCGGCTCGCATCTGGACACCGTCAAGAACGGCGGCGCGTACGACGGCGCGTACGGCGTCGTCGGCGGGCTCGAAGCGCTGCGGCGCATCGCCGCAGCTGGCGAACGGCCGCGCCGGCCGCTCGAAGTCGTCGCGTGGGCGGGAGAAGAAGGGAGCCGTTTTCCGCTCGGGTGTTTGGGCAGCTCGGTGTACGCGGGGTTGACACCGTACGACGACGTGCTCGCGCTCAACGGCGACGACGGCGGGAGCTTCGGCACCGCGCTCCACGGCGCGAACGGATTGCTCGCCGGCGTGCCGGTGCGCGACGGTTTTCCGCCGCCTGCGGCGTATTTCGAGCTGCACATCGAGCAAGGTCCGGTGCTCGAGCGCGCCGGCGTCCGCCTCGGCGTCGTCACCGCGATCGCGGGACAACGGCGGCTCAGCGCCGTCGTCGAAGGCATTGCCGGGCACGCCGGAACGCTGCCGATGCACGACCGCGCCGACGCGCTGTGCGCGGCCAGCGAGCTGGTGTTGGCGGTCGAGCGCGCGGCGAACGAGATCGGCGAGTGTGTCGCGACGGTCGGGCGGCTGCTGGTCGCGCCGAACCAGACGAACATCGTCCCCGGCGACGTGCTCTTCCGCGTCGACGCGCGTGCGGTCGACGACGCGAAGGTGATCGCGCTCGAGCGCGCGCTGCGCGAGCGCGCCGCGCAGGTCGCCGACGCGCGCAAGGTCCGGATCGCGATCGAGACGCTGGAAGTGCGCGACGCCGTTCCGATGGACCCGCGGCTGCGCGGGCTGGTGCGCGCCGCGTGCGAGCGCCTCGAACCGCGCGCGCTCGACGTCCCGAGCGGCGCGGGGCACGACGCGATGTGCGTGGCCGCCGTCGCGCCCGCTGCGATGATCTTCGTCCCCAGCATCGGCGGCCGCAGCCACGTCGGCGACGAGCGCACCGCGCCGGCCGACCTCGACCTCGGCGTCGAAGCGCTCACTGCGGTGCTGCGGGCGGCGGCGAACGGCGGATAG
- a CDS encoding YdeI/OmpD-associated family protein, with product MARPKFAHDDLQVPEELLAALKRRPGLKEAWDGFSLAHRREYVSWVGEAKRPETRAARAEKAVTMILERNKI from the coding sequence ATGGCTCGTCCCAAGTTCGCGCACGACGACCTTCAGGTTCCGGAGGAGCTGCTCGCAGCGCTGAAGCGCCGGCCGGGGCTGAAGGAAGCGTGGGATGGTTTCTCGCTCGCGCACCGCCGTGAATATGTGAGCTGGGTCGGCGAGGCGAAACGTCCCGAGACGCGCGCGGCGCGCGCGGAGAAAGCGGTCACGATGATCCTGGAGCGCAACAAGATCTGA
- the glmU gene encoding bifunctional UDP-N-acetylglucosamine diphosphorylase/glucosamine-1-phosphate N-acetyltransferase GlmU, whose amino-acid sequence MSARAVVLAAGKGTRMKSAQPKVLHELCGRPMLWWVLEALRAAGADEIVVVTSPELEPRLEGFGVRTVVQSEQLGTGHAVKVALEALEPRDGCIVVAYGDMPLVDRTIFEDVQAAVDPDAGTALALVTAKMPLPSAFGRVVRGGPSTSAGSVERIVEAKDCTPEQLALDEMNAGIYAYDETALRRAIVQVGNDNAQREYYLTDTVELLIASGHRVAPVPVADYRSVLGVNDRVELAAAREIVNRRLCEEHMRAGVTIVDPATTYLEPGLTLATDVVIHPNTMLCGETRIGEGTSIGPNTRIAGSSVGARCTIHDSVVAASEIADDVHVGPFAHLRGGTVLGRNVHVGNFVETKKARLAEDVKAGHLTYLGDVTVGPRTNVGAGTITCNFDGERKHETHIGADAFIGTNTSLVAPITLGDGATTGAGTVAIRDIEPGDKVVGNPARSIAKKPAGA is encoded by the coding sequence GTGAGCGCACGCGCGGTCGTTCTCGCCGCGGGCAAGGGAACGCGCATGAAGTCGGCGCAGCCGAAGGTGCTGCACGAGTTGTGCGGCCGGCCGATGCTGTGGTGGGTGCTCGAAGCGCTGCGCGCGGCCGGCGCCGACGAGATCGTCGTCGTGACCAGCCCGGAGCTGGAGCCGCGGCTCGAAGGATTCGGCGTGCGCACGGTGGTGCAGTCCGAACAGCTCGGCACCGGCCACGCGGTGAAGGTCGCCTTGGAGGCGCTTGAGCCGCGCGACGGGTGCATCGTCGTCGCGTACGGCGACATGCCGCTGGTCGACCGCACGATCTTCGAGGACGTGCAAGCCGCGGTCGACCCGGACGCCGGGACCGCGCTGGCGCTCGTGACCGCGAAGATGCCGCTCCCGTCGGCGTTCGGGCGCGTCGTGCGCGGCGGTCCTTCGACAAGCGCAGGATCGGTCGAGCGGATCGTCGAGGCGAAGGACTGCACGCCGGAGCAGCTCGCGCTCGACGAGATGAACGCGGGGATCTACGCGTACGACGAAACCGCGTTGCGGCGGGCGATCGTGCAGGTCGGCAACGACAACGCGCAGCGCGAGTACTACCTGACCGACACGGTCGAGCTGCTGATCGCCTCGGGCCACCGCGTTGCGCCGGTCCCGGTCGCCGACTACCGCAGCGTTCTCGGCGTGAACGACCGCGTCGAGCTGGCCGCCGCGCGCGAGATCGTGAACCGCCGGCTGTGCGAGGAGCACATGCGCGCCGGCGTGACGATCGTCGACCCGGCGACGACGTACTTGGAGCCGGGGCTGACGCTGGCCACCGACGTGGTGATCCACCCGAACACGATGCTCTGCGGCGAGACGCGAATCGGCGAAGGGACGAGCATCGGGCCCAACACGCGCATCGCGGGCTCCTCGGTCGGCGCGCGCTGCACGATCCACGACAGCGTCGTCGCGGCGAGCGAGATCGCCGACGACGTCCACGTCGGACCGTTCGCCCACCTGCGCGGCGGAACGGTCCTCGGCCGCAACGTCCACGTCGGCAACTTCGTCGAGACGAAGAAGGCGCGGCTGGCCGAGGACGTCAAGGCGGGGCACCTGACGTATCTCGGCGACGTGACGGTCGGCCCGCGCACGAACGTCGGCGCCGGCACGATCACCTGCAACTTCGACGGCGAGCGCAAGCACGAAACCCACATCGGCGCCGACGCCTTCATCGGCACGAACACCTCGCTCGTCGCCCCGATCACCCTCGGCGACGGCGCGACCACCGGCGCCGGAACGGTCGCGATCCGCGACATCGAGCCGGGCGACAAGGTCGTCGGCAACCCCGCGCGCTCAATCGCGAAAAAGCCAGCCGGCGCTTAG
- a CDS encoding urate hydroxylase PuuD, which translates to MNETLLDWLNLIARWAHLVAGISWIGASFYFVWLDDSLNAPESADDARRGVSGELWAVHGGGFYHNRKYPTGPRGEPLTHDLHWFKWEAYSTWITGVAMLALIYWAGASTFLIDPSVLNLTPGVAIAISIASLVVGWLVYDALCRIFAARPAVLWTAVAAFLLLADWGLFHVFGGRAAYIHVGAIIGTIMVANVMFVIIPGQKRMLAQIRAGQDPDPRPGLLGKTRSVHNTYLTLPALFIMISNHYPMTYGAPNGWLVLALIGAAGVLVRRFFVLTHKNRYVLWLPAGAASVLAAAAFAGNAASHPSQNALVVEKENVMYAQVAPILKRRCAVCHAARPTQSGFAAPPAGVLLDTPQHAAANAKRIYDQAVTTHAMPLGNVTHMTDAERALLGTWITNGAKI; encoded by the coding sequence ATGAACGAAACCCTGCTCGACTGGCTCAACCTGATCGCGCGCTGGGCGCACCTGGTCGCCGGCATCTCGTGGATCGGCGCGTCGTTCTACTTCGTCTGGCTCGACGACAGCTTGAACGCGCCCGAGAGCGCGGACGACGCGCGGCGCGGGGTCTCCGGCGAACTTTGGGCGGTGCACGGCGGCGGCTTCTACCACAATCGCAAGTACCCGACCGGGCCGCGCGGCGAACCGCTCACGCACGATCTGCACTGGTTCAAGTGGGAGGCGTACTCCACGTGGATCACCGGCGTCGCGATGCTCGCGCTGATCTACTGGGCCGGCGCATCGACGTTTCTGATCGATCCGAGCGTCCTCAATCTGACGCCGGGCGTGGCGATCGCGATCAGCATTGCGTCCCTCGTGGTCGGCTGGCTCGTCTACGACGCGCTGTGCCGCATCTTCGCGGCGCGGCCGGCGGTGCTGTGGACGGCGGTGGCGGCGTTCCTCCTGCTCGCCGACTGGGGGTTGTTCCACGTGTTCGGCGGCCGCGCGGCGTACATCCACGTCGGCGCGATCATCGGCACCATCATGGTCGCCAACGTGATGTTCGTCATCATCCCCGGTCAGAAGAGGATGCTCGCGCAGATTCGCGCCGGACAGGATCCGGATCCGCGCCCCGGGCTACTGGGCAAGACGCGCTCGGTGCACAACACGTACCTGACGCTTCCGGCGCTGTTCATCATGATCAGCAACCATTATCCGATGACGTACGGCGCGCCGAACGGCTGGCTCGTCCTCGCGCTGATCGGCGCGGCCGGCGTGCTGGTGCGCCGGTTCTTCGTCCTCACGCACAAGAACCGATACGTCCTCTGGCTCCCGGCGGGAGCCGCGAGCGTGCTCGCGGCCGCCGCCTTCGCCGGGAATGCCGCGTCGCATCCGTCTCAGAACGCCCTGGTGGTCGAGAAGGAGAACGTCATGTATGCGCAGGTCGCGCCGATTCTCAAACGCCGCTGCGCGGTCTGCCACGCGGCGCGGCCGACGCAGTCCGGTTTTGCGGCGCCGCCGGCCGGCGTGCTGCTCGACACGCCGCAGCACGCGGCCGCGAACGCCAAGCGCATCTACGACCAAGCCGTCACGACGCACGCGATGCCGCTCGGCAATGTCACCCACATGACCGACGCCGAGCGCGCGCTGCTCGGAACCTGGATCACGAACGGAGCGAAGATCTGA
- the uraH gene encoding hydroxyisourate hydrolase, producing MATLSTHVLDLARGVPAAGLSVGLFKLNGERELVHVAVTNAEGRTDAPLATDLQPGDYELAFAVMDYFALEDVATFYDEIPIRFRITDAAGHYHVPLLLSPWGYSTYRGSSSPPK from the coding sequence ATGGCGACTCTTTCGACGCATGTCCTCGACCTCGCGCGCGGTGTTCCGGCCGCCGGACTCTCGGTCGGGCTCTTCAAGCTAAACGGCGAACGCGAACTGGTGCACGTCGCCGTCACCAACGCCGAGGGCCGCACCGACGCGCCGCTGGCGACCGATCTGCAGCCGGGCGACTACGAGCTCGCCTTCGCGGTGATGGACTACTTCGCGCTCGAGGACGTCGCGACGTTCTACGACGAGATCCCAATCCGCTTCCGCATCACCGACGCGGCAGGGCACTATCACGTCCCGCTGCTGCTCTCGCCTTGGGGTTACTCGACGTATCGCGGCAGCTCGTCACCGCCGAAGTAA
- the puuE gene encoding allantoinase PuuE, with product MAEHRRDFVGYGARAPDPKWPGGARLAVQIVMNYEEGSEYAIGDGDGTSETYLTEVPGATLGPGKRDLIVESVYEYGSRAGFWRLMRMFREREIPITVFGAALALERNPDAAAAIREAGYEVCSHGWRWVGFQDMDEDEEREQMRRAVASIEKTIGTRPYGWYCRYAPSLNTRRLVVEEGGFLYDSDAYNDDLPYWTRVGRKRHLVIPYTLDNNDMKFSVAPGFTSGEGFFRYLKDAFDVLYHEGKTAPKMMSIGLHTRLAGRPGRAAALARFLDYLKEHKRVWICRRIDIARHWIAAHPAEEWFAAHPAEG from the coding sequence ATGGCCGAGCATCGTCGCGATTTTGTAGGGTATGGCGCGCGGGCGCCGGACCCGAAGTGGCCCGGTGGGGCGCGGCTCGCCGTGCAGATCGTGATGAACTACGAAGAAGGGTCGGAGTACGCGATCGGCGACGGCGACGGTACTTCGGAGACCTATCTGACCGAAGTGCCTGGTGCGACGCTGGGACCCGGGAAGCGCGATCTGATCGTCGAGTCGGTCTACGAGTACGGGAGCCGCGCCGGGTTCTGGCGGCTGATGCGGATGTTTCGCGAGCGCGAGATTCCGATCACCGTGTTCGGCGCTGCGCTCGCCCTTGAGCGCAATCCGGACGCGGCCGCGGCGATCCGCGAGGCCGGATACGAGGTCTGCTCGCACGGGTGGCGCTGGGTCGGTTTTCAGGATATGGATGAAGACGAAGAGCGCGAGCAGATGCGGCGCGCCGTCGCGTCGATCGAAAAGACGATCGGCACGCGGCCGTACGGGTGGTACTGCCGCTATGCGCCGTCGCTGAACACACGTCGGCTGGTCGTCGAGGAGGGCGGGTTTCTGTACGACTCCGATGCGTACAATGACGATCTGCCGTACTGGACGCGGGTCGGCAGGAAGCGGCACCTCGTGATCCCGTACACGCTCGACAACAACGACATGAAGTTCTCGGTCGCGCCGGGCTTCACGTCGGGCGAGGGATTCTTCCGCTACTTGAAGGATGCGTTCGACGTGCTCTACCACGAAGGGAAGACGGCGCCGAAGATGATGTCGATCGGGCTGCACACGCGGCTGGCCGGGCGCCCCGGACGCGCCGCCGCGCTGGCGCGGTTTCTGGATTATCTGAAGGAGCACAAGCGCGTGTGGATCTGCCGGCGCATCGATATCGCGCGGCACTGGATCGCGGCCCATCCCGCCGAGGAGTGGTTCGCCGCGCACCCCGCGGAGGGCTGA
- a CDS encoding adenosine deaminase has protein sequence MQPAYRLPKAELHLHIEGTLEPELIFALAERNRVALPYRSVEELRRAYAFTGLQSFLNLYYAAMSVLRTEDDFAEMAHAYFARAREQGVVHAEIFFDPQAHTGRGVTFETVLDGLWGAVRESERRHGITSKLIMCFLRDLSADAAMATLEQALSYGERIVGVGLDSAEVGNPPAKFARVFERALAEGWKTVAHAGEEGPPAYVWEALDVLKVSRVDHGVRSLEDPALVARLRDERIPLTVCPLSNVKLRVFDTLRDHNLGKMLEAGLVATVNSDDPAYFGGYVGDNYAAVAEALELSPTALTTVARNSFEASFIDERTRTEYVARLDAAGADATSAEASGV, from the coding sequence ATGCAGCCGGCGTACCGTCTGCCGAAAGCCGAGCTTCATCTCCACATCGAAGGAACGCTCGAGCCGGAGTTGATCTTTGCGCTCGCCGAGCGCAATAGGGTCGCGCTGCCGTACCGCTCGGTCGAGGAGCTGCGGCGCGCGTACGCGTTCACCGGCCTGCAGTCGTTTCTGAACTTGTACTACGCCGCGATGAGCGTGCTGCGGACGGAAGACGACTTCGCCGAGATGGCGCATGCGTACTTCGCGCGCGCTCGCGAGCAGGGCGTCGTCCACGCGGAGATCTTCTTCGACCCGCAGGCGCACACCGGGCGGGGCGTGACGTTCGAGACGGTGCTCGACGGGCTGTGGGGCGCAGTGCGTGAGAGCGAGCGGCGGCACGGGATTACCTCAAAGCTCATTATGTGCTTTCTGCGCGATCTGAGCGCCGACGCGGCGATGGCGACGCTGGAGCAGGCGCTGTCGTACGGCGAGCGTATCGTCGGCGTCGGGCTCGACTCCGCGGAGGTCGGCAACCCGCCCGCGAAGTTCGCGCGCGTGTTCGAGCGCGCGCTCGCCGAAGGCTGGAAGACCGTCGCGCACGCCGGGGAGGAAGGCCCGCCGGCGTACGTGTGGGAGGCGCTCGACGTGCTGAAAGTGTCGCGAGTCGACCACGGCGTGCGCAGCCTCGAAGACCCGGCGCTGGTCGCCCGGCTCCGCGACGAGCGGATCCCGCTCACCGTCTGCCCGCTTTCGAACGTGAAGCTGCGCGTCTTCGACACCTTGCGCGACCACAATCTCGGCAAGATGCTCGAGGCGGGACTCGTCGCGACGGTCAACTCCGACGACCCTGCATACTTCGGTGGCTACGTGGGCGACAACTATGCCGCCGTCGCCGAAGCACTTGAGCTTTCACCGACCGCGCTGACGACGGTGGCGCGCAATAGCTTCGAAGCTTCGTTCATCGACGAGCGCACGCGCACCGAGTACGTCGCGCGCCTCGACGCCGCGGGGGCCGACGCCACCTCCGCCGAGGCGAGCGGCGTGTGA
- the uraD gene encoding 2-oxo-4-hydroxy-4-carboxy-5-ureidoimidazoline decarboxylase yields the protein MTSIAALNAADRATFVAAVGFAFEDSPWIAEAAWERRPFAGRDALHAAMADVLARAPHARKLALIAAHPDLAGRVAREGRLTAASRGEQAAAGLDRLTPEEIARFDAANAVYRARFGFPFVICAREHDRASILSELERRARNEHEAEIATALAEIAKIAWLRLEDAVSE from the coding sequence ATGACGAGCATCGCCGCGTTGAACGCAGCGGATCGCGCCACGTTCGTCGCCGCGGTCGGATTCGCTTTCGAGGACTCGCCGTGGATCGCGGAGGCGGCATGGGAACGGCGCCCGTTCGCCGGGCGCGACGCGCTCCACGCGGCGATGGCCGACGTCCTTGCGCGCGCGCCGCACGCGCGCAAGCTCGCGCTGATCGCGGCGCATCCCGACCTGGCCGGGCGGGTCGCGCGCGAGGGGCGCCTCACGGCGGCTTCGCGCGGCGAGCAGGCCGCCGCGGGGCTCGACCGGCTCACGCCGGAGGAAATCGCGCGCTTCGACGCGGCGAACGCCGTCTACCGCGCGCGGTTCGGCTTTCCGTTCGTGATCTGCGCGCGCGAGCACGATCGCGCCTCGATCCTCAGCGAGCTGGAGCGCCGCGCGCGCAACGAGCACGAAGCGGAGATCGCGACGGCGCTCGCCGAGATCGCGAAGATCGCGTGGCTGCGGCTCGAAGACGCGGTGAGCGAATGA
- a CDS encoding gamma-glutamylcyclotransferase, with amino-acid sequence MLFFICGSALRGQPDHANLGAARFVREAKTKPLYRLHSVEDKHPGIYEVSDGGVSITGEVYELSDQQHRDLLASEPPNLYEAPVQLDDGSSVNAMVYPRALIEERGYKDISHHGSWAAFKASTNG; translated from the coding sequence ATGCTGTTCTTCATCTGCGGCTCGGCATTGCGGGGCCAGCCCGATCACGCCAACCTCGGCGCGGCGCGATTCGTGCGCGAGGCGAAGACGAAGCCACTCTACCGCCTGCACTCCGTCGAGGACAAGCACCCGGGGATCTACGAGGTTAGTGACGGCGGCGTCTCGATAACCGGCGAGGTCTACGAGCTCAGCGATCAGCAGCATCGTGACTTGCTCGCATCGGAACCGCCGAACTTGTACGAAGCACCGGTGCAGCTCGACGACGGCAGCAGCGTCAATGCGATGGTCTACCCGCGTGCGCTGATCGAGGAGCGCGGTTACAAGGACATCTCGCACCACGGCAGCTGGGCCGCATTCAAGGCGTCAACAAACGGCTGA
- a CDS encoding 8-oxoguanine deaminase, with protein sequence MRTLLLRHATLVATFDDAGREIPDGAVLLRGNAVEAVGPTAELTAQADEVVDARGLVLLPGLVCTHHHFFQTLTRNLPQAQDAELFDWLVAHYPIWARLTPEAVRASTATAIAELLLSGCTTAADHGYVWPNGARVDDQIAIARAMGLRFHASRGSMSRGRSHGGLPPDEAVEDEAAILRDTERVIRGHHDPARFAMTRIVVAPCSPFSVTPELMRASAELARKHDGVHLHTHLCETRDEEKFCIEQYGRRPVELAESLGWSGPDVWFAHAIYVSSEEIVRLGDARTGVAHCPTSNMRLGSGIAPVLAQRDAGMRVGLGVDGSASNDGSHMLDEARHAMLLQRVARGAGALSAREALRLATRGGAAVLGRDDVGALAPGMAADLIGVRADDLATAGGSVHDPLAAVVFCRIPNIDLSIVNGEVRVRDGRLAGVDLRALVERHERAAMTLIR encoded by the coding sequence ATTCGCACGCTGCTTCTCCGTCACGCGACGCTGGTCGCGACGTTCGACGACGCCGGCCGGGAGATCCCGGACGGCGCGGTGCTGCTCCGCGGCAACGCCGTCGAGGCCGTCGGCCCGACTGCCGAGCTGACCGCGCAGGCCGACGAAGTCGTCGACGCGCGCGGGCTGGTGCTCTTGCCGGGGCTGGTGTGCACGCACCATCACTTTTTCCAGACGCTGACGCGGAATCTGCCGCAGGCGCAAGACGCCGAGCTCTTCGACTGGCTCGTCGCGCACTATCCGATCTGGGCGCGGCTCACGCCCGAAGCGGTGCGCGCGAGCACCGCGACGGCGATTGCCGAGCTGCTGCTCTCGGGCTGCACCACCGCGGCCGACCACGGCTACGTCTGGCCGAACGGCGCGCGCGTCGACGACCAGATCGCGATCGCGCGCGCGATGGGGCTGCGCTTCCACGCGTCGCGCGGCTCGATGTCGCGCGGCCGCTCGCACGGCGGGCTTCCGCCCGACGAAGCGGTCGAAGACGAGGCCGCGATCCTGCGCGACACCGAGCGCGTCATCCGCGGGCACCACGACCCCGCGCGCTTCGCGATGACGCGGATCGTCGTCGCGCCCTGCTCGCCGTTCTCCGTGACGCCGGAGCTGATGCGCGCGAGCGCCGAGCTGGCGCGCAAGCACGACGGCGTGCATCTGCACACGCACCTGTGCGAGACGCGCGACGAAGAGAAATTCTGCATCGAGCAGTACGGACGGCGTCCGGTCGAGCTCGCCGAGTCGCTGGGCTGGAGCGGTCCCGACGTATGGTTCGCGCACGCGATCTACGTTTCGAGCGAAGAGATCGTGCGGCTCGGCGACGCACGCACCGGCGTCGCGCACTGCCCGACCTCGAACATGCGGCTCGGCTCGGGAATCGCGCCCGTTCTCGCGCAACGCGATGCGGGGATGCGCGTCGGCCTCGGCGTCGACGGGTCGGCCTCGAACGACGGCTCGCACATGCTCGACGAAGCGCGCCACGCGATGCTGCTGCAGCGCGTCGCGCGCGGCGCCGGCGCGCTGAGCGCGCGCGAAGCGCTCCGGCTCGCGACGCGCGGCGGTGCGGCGGTCCTCGGCCGCGACGACGTCGGCGCGCTCGCGCCCGGGATGGCAGCCGACCTGATCGGCGTGCGCGCCGACGACCTCGCGACCGCCGGCGGCAGCGTGCACGACCCGCTCGCCGCGGTCGTCTTCTGCCGCATTCCGAACATAGATCTCTCGATCGTCAACGGCGAAGTGCGCGTGCGCGACGGCCGGCTCGCCGGCGTCGACCTGCGCGCGCTGGTCGAGCGCCACGAGCGTGCCGCAATGACGCTCATCCGCTGA
- a CDS encoding class I SAM-dependent methyltransferase, with the protein MTGATEAAYDAAGSAYQHWRWSRLWDTLEVDVVLEELPTQGRALDAGCGYGRYAAPVRVRGLDYVGIDISDVQLGLARAAHPEIAGQLVRGDIVVMPFADASFDAVLCTRVLSHGASLDAASGEFARVLRPGGTLVVTDISDQHYYERATIPTESGEVRLPVKRYAQRDLAAALERTGLAIERCRRIAEQYATVPLLDVTVARKLAAR; encoded by the coding sequence GTGACCGGCGCGACGGAGGCCGCATACGATGCGGCCGGATCCGCATACCAGCATTGGCGCTGGAGCCGCCTGTGGGACACCTTGGAAGTGGACGTCGTGTTGGAGGAGCTGCCGACGCAGGGTCGTGCGCTCGACGCCGGTTGCGGCTATGGCCGCTATGCGGCGCCTGTGCGGGTGCGTGGTTTGGACTATGTCGGTATCGATATCAGCGATGTGCAGCTCGGCTTGGCGCGCGCGGCGCATCCCGAGATCGCCGGACAGCTAGTGCGCGGCGACATCGTGGTGATGCCCTTCGCGGATGCGTCGTTCGACGCCGTCCTTTGCACGCGCGTGCTCAGCCACGGTGCATCGCTCGACGCAGCATCGGGCGAGTTCGCGCGCGTTCTGCGCCCCGGCGGCACCCTCGTCGTCACCGACATCTCCGACCAGCATTACTACGAACGCGCGACCATCCCGACGGAGAGCGGTGAGGTACGGCTCCCGGTGAAACGGTATGCGCAACGCGATCTCGCGGCCGCGCTAGAGCGCACCGGACTGGCGATCGAACGCTGTCGCCGGATCGCCGAGCAGTACGCCACCGTTCCGCTGCTCGACGTGACCGTCGCGCGCAAACTCGCCGCGCGCTAA